In the Acropora muricata isolate sample 2 chromosome 10, ASM3666990v1, whole genome shotgun sequence genome, one interval contains:
- the LOC136931605 gene encoding skeletal aspartic acid-rich protein 2-like, whose translation MFFLSQLVFIAAFFPSSLRGRFCGQNDVSRQFDATNGVVCKALGCSGKIMCVHPNYKRGKIDFSDDNKDRILIEFDSLQEQNKNGNPVGKERGKRHSFREFSEQRFEFTPQTTASYQGIRAKNFNFTSTLHANNASLRIMVYLFDGHGNTTFGNETTEMREGMLKFNIEIKNWQFCGKNNTDEECNAGDEGEFIDVTLVIKSKGKPKQKSENELRGKDGKRRHPRCFRTIRHKKCPKQFDIGGDSEIVLSSQVMVDDEIRDMPGNGDYPKFKETANKQKFILRFPKAANRIFYDPGLEVGEADAGALVLKNLPHLSLALLVLRCILF comes from the exons ATGTTTTTCCTTTCACAGCTGGTGTTTATTGCCG CGTTTTTTCCTTCATCTTTACGAGGTCGTTTTTGTGGTCAAAACGATGTAAGCAGGCAATTTGATGCAACAAATGGCGTCGTTTGTAAGGCGCTGGGTTGCTCTGGAAAAATTATGTGCGTTCATCCAAACTACAAGCGAGGAAAGATCGACTTTTCCGATGATAACAAGGACAGAATCTTGATTGAGTTTGATAGTTTACAG GAGCAAAACAAGAATGGAAACCCTGTCGGAAAAGAGAGAGGTAAACGACACTCATTCAGAGAGTTTTCCGAGCAGCGGTTTGAATTTACCCCACAGACGACCGCGAGCTATCAGGGAATTCGCGCCAAGAACTTCAATTTTACTTCTACTCTACATGCGAACAATGCTTCTCTAAGAATCATGGTTTACTTGTTTGATGGACACGGGAACACCACTTTCGGTAATGAAACCACTGAAATGAGGGAGGGCATGCTGAAGTTCAATATCGAG ATAAAAAACTggcaattttgtggcaaaaatAATACCGATGAGGAATGCAATGCTGGCGACGAAGGAGAATTTATAGACGTCACATTAGTCATCAAAAGCAAAGGTAAACCTAAACAGAAAAGTGAAAACGAACTGCGGGGAAAAGACGGAAAACGCCGCCATCCCAGATGCTTCAGAACAATACGACATAAAAAGTGTCCCAAGCAGTTTGACATCGGAGGAGACTCGGAAATTGTGCTCAGCTCACAG GTGATGGTAGACGATGAAATCAGAGATATGCCAGGAAATGGTGATTACCCAAAGTTCAAGGAGACTGCGAACAAGCAAAAATTCATCCTCAGATTTCCAAAGGCTGCTAACAGGATTTTTTATGACCCTGGACTAGAAGTGGGCGAGGCCGATGCTGGGGCGCTTGTTTTGAAGAATCTACCGCACCTAAGTCTCGCCTTGTTGGTCTTGCGTTGTATCTTATTTTAA